In one window of Ovis aries strain OAR_USU_Benz2616 breed Rambouillet chromosome 5, ARS-UI_Ramb_v3.0, whole genome shotgun sequence DNA:
- the ANKRD24 gene encoding ankyrin repeat domain-containing protein 24 isoform X12, whose product MRWARMLLTTAPWQGTSSSCTSYRRQPSAPHHPANSVSSHDKQGAPKKRKAPQPPTNIPVPDDQDAYEEIVRLRQERGRLLQKIRGLEQHQERRKQELPEAEASSLHSLERQVQELQQLLAEKQEEKESLGREVESLQSRLSLLENERENTSYDVATLQDEEGELPEFPGAEVLLSKQLSLSAQELLASLQEQVAMLTRQNQELMEKVQILEHFEKDEMEADGPAEVIPLELYDALQAEFDQLRRQHAKALQALEQQEAREALTEEEAASREGKGLGTKTFRNGPLEIELNGTAAPEIRVNGVETTDEEGAGVETTEALLQSLEVVSTMAEATETKPTDTEASETEGVGAQPLETKATGAEVTEMKSLEGGGNPEPKATRAETTSKTEEPETKPNGVGAVEEELTGTEATGVGRGIPRALTGPILHPGAAEASEKLQTELETRIRCLEQALRQREREAAAELEAAHGKCEAAEAEAGRLRERVREAEGDGASRVRDGDTGQLRAALEQAREDLRDRDCRLRELEAASARLDEARAGRLLAEEEARGLRAELARREEARLELSRELEALREQLVAATATGEQQRAAAAELGQARDAAEARAAELSAACEEARRGLAELREASEALRQSAVPASEHHRLQEEALELRGRAACLEQEVVAAGKEAARLRAELERERVGSMARLEHERIVGALQADVARLQGQLEELGRRHEKTSAEVFQVQREALFMKSERHAAEAQLALAEQQLRGLRAEAERARQAQSRAQEALERAKEKDKKITELSKEVFSLKEALKDQPGGPDSLEVEALRDQVKALREQLEEAARDHSAVVALYRSHLLYAIQASHRGFGTHALTRTWRPAWAPSTLLHCLHQPLRALGSLDPRADHDDSCHQGI is encoded by the exons ATGCGCTGGGCCAGGATGCTGCTCACTACGGCACCCTGGCAGGGGACAAGCTCATCTTGCACCTCCTACAGGAGGCAGCCCAGCGCCCCTCACCACCCAGCG AATTCTGTGTCCAGCCATGACAAGCAAGGGGCCCCCAAGAAGCGGAAGGCACCTCAACCCCCCACCAATATCCCAGTGCCG GATGACCAGGATGCCTACGAGGAGATCGTGCGGCTGCGACAGGAGAGGGGCCGCCTGCTACAGAAGATCCGGGGCCTAGAGCAGCACCAGGAACGAAGAAagcaggag CTGCCAGAGGCAGAGGCCAGCTCCCTCCACAGCCTGGAGAGACAG GTCCAAGAGCTACAGCAGCTGCTGGctgagaagcaggaggagaaggagagctTGGGCCGGGAGGTGGAGAGTTTGCAGAGCAGGCTGTCCCTTCTGGAG AATGAGCGGGAGAACACCAGCTATGATGTGGCCACCCTGCAGGATGAGGAGGGTGAGCTACCTGAATTCCCAG GGGCTGAGGTGCTGCTCTCCAAGCAGCTAAGCCTGTCGGCCCAGGAGCTCTTGGCTTCGCTGCAGGAGCAGGTGGCCATGCTCACCAGACAGAACCAGGAGCTGATGGAGAAAGTCCAG ATCCTGGAGCACTTCGAGAAGGACGAGATGGAGGCAGACGGTCCGGCTGAGGTCATTCCTCTGGAGCTCTATGACGCTCTCCAGGCTGAGTTTGACCAGCTCCGCAGGCAGCACGCCAAAGCCCTGCAGGCACTGGAGCAGCAGGAAGCCCGGGAGGCCCTCACAGAAGAGGAGGCAGCCTCTAGGGAGGGCAAAGGTCTGGGAACCAAGACCTTCAGAAATGGGCCACTGGAAATAGAGCTTAACGGCACTGCAGCTCCGGAAATCAGAGTGAATGGAGTCGAGACCACAGACGAGGAGGGTGCAGGAGTAGAAACCACGGAAGCCTTGTTACAGAGCTTGGAAGTGGTGTCCACGATGGCCGAGGCCACAGAAACAAAGCCCACGGACACGGAGGCCTCGGAAACAGAGGGTGTGGGAGCCCAGCCCTTGGAAACAAAGGCCACAGGAGCTGAGGTTACAGAAATGAAAAGTCTAGAAGGAGGAGGAAACCCAGAACCCAAGGCCACAAGAGCAGAGACCACCAGTAAAACAGAAGAGCCAGAAACGAAGCCCAATGGGGTAGGTGCAGTGGAAGAAGAGCTCACAGGCACAGAAGCCACGGGAGTGGGGCGTGGGATCCCGAGGGCCCTCACAGGCCCCATCCTGCACCCGGGTGCTGCAGAGGCCTCAGAAAAGCTGCAGACAGAGCTAGAGACCAGGATCCGCTGCTTGGAGCAGGCGCTTAGGCAGCGCGAGCGGGAGGCGGCCGCGGAGCTGGAGGCGGCCCACGGCAAGTGCGAGGCTGCCGAAGCGGAGGCGGGCCGCCTGCGGGAGCGGGTGCGGGAGGCTGAGGGCGACGGGGCTAGCCGGGTCAGAGATGGGGACACAGGCCAGCTGCGGGCCGCCCTGGAACAGGCCCGCGAGGACCTCCGGGACCGGGACTGCCGTCTCCGGGAGCTGGAGGCGGCCTCGGCCCGGCTGGACGAGGCCCGGGCTGGCCGGCTGCTGGCCGAGGAGGAGGCCCGGGGCCTGCGGGCAGAACTGGCCCGGCGGGAGGAGGCGCGGCTAGAGCTGAGCCGGGAGCTGGAGGCGCTGCGGGAGCAGCTGGTCGCGGCCACGGCCACAGGGGAGCAGCAGCGGGCCGCGGCCGCCGAGCTGGGCCAGGCGCGGGACGCGGCCGAGGCCCGGGCCGCGGAGCTGTCCGCGGCCTGCGAGGAGGCCCGGCGGGGCCTGGCAGAGCTGCGGGAGGCCTCCGAGGCGCTCCGCCAGTCGGCCGTGCCGGCCTCCGAGCACCACCGGCTgcaggaagaggccctggagctGCGGGGCCGGGCGGCTTGCCTGGAGCAGGAGGTGGTGGCCGCGGGCAAGGAGGCCGCCCGGCTGCGCGCAGAGCTGGAGCGTGAGCGGGTGGGCAGCATGGCCCGCCTGGAGCACGAGCGCATCGTGGGCGCCCTGCAGGCCGACGTGGCCCGGTTGCAAGGGCAGCTGGAGGAGCTGGGGCGACGCCACGAGAAGACCAGCGCCGAGGTCTTCCAG GTGCAGCGGGAGGCACTGTTCATGAAGAGTGAGCGACATGCGGCTGAAGCCCAGCTGGCCCTGGCTGAGCAGCAGCTGCGGGGGCTACGAGCTGAGGCCGAGCGGGCACGCCAGGCCCAGAGCCGTGCCCAGGAGGCCCTGGAGAGGGCCAAGGAGAAGGACAAGAAG atCACAGAGCTCTCCAAGGAGGTCTTCAGTCTTAAGGAGGCGCTGAAGGACCAGCCGGGGGGCCCAGACTCTTTGGAGGTGGAAGCCCTCCGTGACCAAGTGAAGGCTCTGCGGGAGCAGCTAGAG GAGGCTGCCAGGGACCACAGTGCTGTGGTGGCCTTGTACAGGAGCCACCTCCTCTACGCCATTCAG GCCTCTCACAGGGGCTTCGGGACTCATGCCTTGACCCGCACTTGGAGACCAGCCTGGGCCCCTTCCACACTGCTTCACTGCCTCCACCAGCCCCTGCGTGCACTGGGAAGTCTAGACCCCCGCGCTGACCACGACGACTCCTGCCACCAGGGAATCTGA
- the ANKRD24 gene encoding ankyrin repeat domain-containing protein 24 isoform X13 encodes MTRTFKAEDDSGEASSQNSVSSHDKQGAPKKRKAPQPPTNIPVPDDQDAYEEIVRLRQERGRLLQKIRGLEQHQERRKQELPEAEASSLHSLERQVQELQQLLAEKQEEKESLGREVESLQSRLSLLENERENTSYDVATLQDEEGELPEFPGAEVLLSKQLSLSAQELLASLQEQVAMLTRQNQELMEKVQILEHFEKDEMEADGPAEVIPLELYDALQAEFDQLRRQHAKALQALEQQEAREALTEEEAASREGKGLGTKTFRNGPLEIELNGTAAPEIRVNGVETTDEEGAGVETTEALLQSLEVVSTMAEATETKPTDTEASETEGVGAQPLETKATGAEVTEMKSLEGGGNPEPKATRAETTSKTEEPETKPNGVGAVEEELTGTEATGVGRGIPRALTGPILHPGAAEASEKLQTELETRIRCLEQALRQREREAAAELEAAHGKCEAAEAEAGRLRERVREAEGDGASRVRDGDTGQLRAALEQAREDLRDRDCRLRELEAASARLDEARAGRLLAEEEARGLRAELARREEARLELSRELEALREQLVAATATGEQQRAAAAELGQARDAAEARAAELSAACEEARRGLAELREASEALRQSAVPASEHHRLQEEALELRGRAACLEQEVVAAGKEAARLRAELERERVGSMARLEHERIVGALQADVARLQGQLEELGRRHEKTSAEVFQVQREALFMKSERHAAEAQLALAEQQLRGLRAEAERARQAQSRAQEALERAKEKDKKITELSKEVFSLKEALKDQPGGPDSLEVEALRDQVKALREQLEEAARDHSAVVALYRSHLLYAIQASHRGFGTHALTRTWRPAWAPSTLLHCLHQPLRALGSLDPRADHDDSCHQGI; translated from the exons ATGACCAGGACCTTCAAGGCAG AGGATGATTCGGGCGAGGCATCATCTCAG AATTCTGTGTCCAGCCATGACAAGCAAGGGGCCCCCAAGAAGCGGAAGGCACCTCAACCCCCCACCAATATCCCAGTGCCG GATGACCAGGATGCCTACGAGGAGATCGTGCGGCTGCGACAGGAGAGGGGCCGCCTGCTACAGAAGATCCGGGGCCTAGAGCAGCACCAGGAACGAAGAAagcaggag CTGCCAGAGGCAGAGGCCAGCTCCCTCCACAGCCTGGAGAGACAG GTCCAAGAGCTACAGCAGCTGCTGGctgagaagcaggaggagaaggagagctTGGGCCGGGAGGTGGAGAGTTTGCAGAGCAGGCTGTCCCTTCTGGAG AATGAGCGGGAGAACACCAGCTATGATGTGGCCACCCTGCAGGATGAGGAGGGTGAGCTACCTGAATTCCCAG GGGCTGAGGTGCTGCTCTCCAAGCAGCTAAGCCTGTCGGCCCAGGAGCTCTTGGCTTCGCTGCAGGAGCAGGTGGCCATGCTCACCAGACAGAACCAGGAGCTGATGGAGAAAGTCCAG ATCCTGGAGCACTTCGAGAAGGACGAGATGGAGGCAGACGGTCCGGCTGAGGTCATTCCTCTGGAGCTCTATGACGCTCTCCAGGCTGAGTTTGACCAGCTCCGCAGGCAGCACGCCAAAGCCCTGCAGGCACTGGAGCAGCAGGAAGCCCGGGAGGCCCTCACAGAAGAGGAGGCAGCCTCTAGGGAGGGCAAAGGTCTGGGAACCAAGACCTTCAGAAATGGGCCACTGGAAATAGAGCTTAACGGCACTGCAGCTCCGGAAATCAGAGTGAATGGAGTCGAGACCACAGACGAGGAGGGTGCAGGAGTAGAAACCACGGAAGCCTTGTTACAGAGCTTGGAAGTGGTGTCCACGATGGCCGAGGCCACAGAAACAAAGCCCACGGACACGGAGGCCTCGGAAACAGAGGGTGTGGGAGCCCAGCCCTTGGAAACAAAGGCCACAGGAGCTGAGGTTACAGAAATGAAAAGTCTAGAAGGAGGAGGAAACCCAGAACCCAAGGCCACAAGAGCAGAGACCACCAGTAAAACAGAAGAGCCAGAAACGAAGCCCAATGGGGTAGGTGCAGTGGAAGAAGAGCTCACAGGCACAGAAGCCACGGGAGTGGGGCGTGGGATCCCGAGGGCCCTCACAGGCCCCATCCTGCACCCGGGTGCTGCAGAGGCCTCAGAAAAGCTGCAGACAGAGCTAGAGACCAGGATCCGCTGCTTGGAGCAGGCGCTTAGGCAGCGCGAGCGGGAGGCGGCCGCGGAGCTGGAGGCGGCCCACGGCAAGTGCGAGGCTGCCGAAGCGGAGGCGGGCCGCCTGCGGGAGCGGGTGCGGGAGGCTGAGGGCGACGGGGCTAGCCGGGTCAGAGATGGGGACACAGGCCAGCTGCGGGCCGCCCTGGAACAGGCCCGCGAGGACCTCCGGGACCGGGACTGCCGTCTCCGGGAGCTGGAGGCGGCCTCGGCCCGGCTGGACGAGGCCCGGGCTGGCCGGCTGCTGGCCGAGGAGGAGGCCCGGGGCCTGCGGGCAGAACTGGCCCGGCGGGAGGAGGCGCGGCTAGAGCTGAGCCGGGAGCTGGAGGCGCTGCGGGAGCAGCTGGTCGCGGCCACGGCCACAGGGGAGCAGCAGCGGGCCGCGGCCGCCGAGCTGGGCCAGGCGCGGGACGCGGCCGAGGCCCGGGCCGCGGAGCTGTCCGCGGCCTGCGAGGAGGCCCGGCGGGGCCTGGCAGAGCTGCGGGAGGCCTCCGAGGCGCTCCGCCAGTCGGCCGTGCCGGCCTCCGAGCACCACCGGCTgcaggaagaggccctggagctGCGGGGCCGGGCGGCTTGCCTGGAGCAGGAGGTGGTGGCCGCGGGCAAGGAGGCCGCCCGGCTGCGCGCAGAGCTGGAGCGTGAGCGGGTGGGCAGCATGGCCCGCCTGGAGCACGAGCGCATCGTGGGCGCCCTGCAGGCCGACGTGGCCCGGTTGCAAGGGCAGCTGGAGGAGCTGGGGCGACGCCACGAGAAGACCAGCGCCGAGGTCTTCCAG GTGCAGCGGGAGGCACTGTTCATGAAGAGTGAGCGACATGCGGCTGAAGCCCAGCTGGCCCTGGCTGAGCAGCAGCTGCGGGGGCTACGAGCTGAGGCCGAGCGGGCACGCCAGGCCCAGAGCCGTGCCCAGGAGGCCCTGGAGAGGGCCAAGGAGAAGGACAAGAAG atCACAGAGCTCTCCAAGGAGGTCTTCAGTCTTAAGGAGGCGCTGAAGGACCAGCCGGGGGGCCCAGACTCTTTGGAGGTGGAAGCCCTCCGTGACCAAGTGAAGGCTCTGCGGGAGCAGCTAGAG GAGGCTGCCAGGGACCACAGTGCTGTGGTGGCCTTGTACAGGAGCCACCTCCTCTACGCCATTCAG GCCTCTCACAGGGGCTTCGGGACTCATGCCTTGACCCGCACTTGGAGACCAGCCTGGGCCCCTTCCACACTGCTTCACTGCCTCCACCAGCCCCTGCGTGCACTGGGAAGTCTAGACCCCCGCGCTGACCACGACGACTCCTGCCACCAGGGAATCTGA
- the ANKRD24 gene encoding ankyrin repeat domain-containing protein 24 isoform X6 gives MKQLCLCAASSFALRLSPTDLGSCPPCGPCPIPKPAAARGRRQSQDWGKSDERLLQAVENNDPTRVASLIARKGLVPTKLDPEGKSAFHLAAMRGAASCLEVMLAHGANAMSTDGAGYNALHLAAKYGHPQCLKQLLQASCAVDTVDSSGWTALHHAAAGGCISCSEILCSFKAHLNPRDRLGTTPLIIAAQMCHTDLCRLLLQQGAAANDQDLQGRTALMLACEGASPETVEVLLQGGAQPGITDALGQDAAHYGTLAGDKLILHLLQEAAQRPSPPSEDDSGEASSQNSVSSHDKQGAPKKRKAPQPPTNIPVPDDQDAYEEIVRLRQERGRLLQKIRGLEQHQERRKQELPEAEASSLHSLERQVQELQQLLAEKQEEKESLGREVESLQSRLSLLENERENTSYDVATLQDEEGELPEFPGAEVLLSKQLSLSAQELLASLQEQVAMLTRQNQELMEKVQILEHFEKDEMEADGPAEVIPLELYDALQAEFDQLRRQHAKALQALEQQEAREALTEEEAASREGKGLGTKTFRNGPLEIELNGTAAPEIRVNGVETTDEEGAGVETTEALLQSLEVVSTMAEATETKPTDTEASETEGVGAQPLETKATGAEVTEMKSLEGGGNPEPKATRAETTSKTEEPETKPNGVGAVEEELTGTEATGVGRGIPRALTGPILHPGAAEASEKLQTELETRIRCLEQALRQREREAAAELEAAHGKCEAAEAEAGRLRERVREAEGDGASRVRDGDTGQLRAALEQAREDLRDRDCRLRELEAASARLDEARAGRLLAEEEARGLRAELARREEARLELSRELEALREQLVAATATGEQQRAAAAELGQARDAAEARAAELSAACEEARRGLAELREASEALRQSAVPASEHHRLQEEALELRGRAACLEQEVVAAGKEAARLRAELERERVGSMARLEHERIVGALQADVARLQGQLEELGRRHEKTSAEVFQVQREALFMKSERHAAEAQLALAEQQLRGLRAEAERARQAQSRAQEALERAKEKDKKITELSKEVFSLKEALKDQPGGPDSLEVEALRDQVKALREQLEEAARDHSAVVALYRSHLLYAIQASHRGFGTHALTRTWRPAWAPSTLLHCLHQPLRALGSLDPRADHDDSCHQGI, from the exons ATGAAGCAGCTGTGTCTGTGCGCCGCCTCCTCCTTCGCG CTGCGGCTCAGCCCCACTGACCTCGGCTCCTGCCCGCCCTGTGGCCCCTGCCCCATCCCGAAGCCAGCGGCAGCCAGAGGCAGGCGCCAG AGCCAGGACTGGGGCAAAAGTGACGAGCGGCTGCTGCAGGCGGTGGAGAACAACGATCCCACACGGGTGGCCTCCCTCATCGCCCGCAAGGGGCTGGTGCCCACCAAGCTGGACCCCGAGGGCAAGTCCGC ATTCCACCTGGCAGCCATGCGGGGTGCAGCCAGCTGTCTTGAGGTGATGCTGGCACACGGCGCCAACGCCATGAGCACGGACGGGGCAG GTTACAATGCCCTCCACCTGGCCGCTAAGTACGGGCACCCACAGTGCTTGAAGCAACTACTGCAG GCATCCTGCGCAGTGGATACAGTGGACAGCAGTGGGTGGACCGCCCTGCATCATGCAG cCGCTGGCGGCTGCATCTCCTGCTCAGAAATACTCTGCTCATTCAAGGCCCATCTGAATCCCCGAGATCGG cTGGGTACTACACCCCTCATCATTGCAGCTCAGATGTGCCACACGGATCTGTGCCGCCTCCTCCTGCAGCAAGGGGCTGCAGCGAATGACCAGGACCTTCAAGGCAG GACGGCCCTGATGCTGGCCTGTGAGGGAGCCAGCCCCGAAACAGTGGAGGTGCTGCTGCAGGGCGGCGCCCAGCCGGGCATCACAGATGCGCTGGGCCAGGATGCTGCTCACTACGGCACCCTGGCAGGGGACAAGCTCATCTTGCACCTCCTACAGGAGGCAGCCCAGCGCCCCTCACCACCCAGCG AGGATGATTCGGGCGAGGCATCATCTCAG AATTCTGTGTCCAGCCATGACAAGCAAGGGGCCCCCAAGAAGCGGAAGGCACCTCAACCCCCCACCAATATCCCAGTGCCG GATGACCAGGATGCCTACGAGGAGATCGTGCGGCTGCGACAGGAGAGGGGCCGCCTGCTACAGAAGATCCGGGGCCTAGAGCAGCACCAGGAACGAAGAAagcaggag CTGCCAGAGGCAGAGGCCAGCTCCCTCCACAGCCTGGAGAGACAG GTCCAAGAGCTACAGCAGCTGCTGGctgagaagcaggaggagaaggagagctTGGGCCGGGAGGTGGAGAGTTTGCAGAGCAGGCTGTCCCTTCTGGAG AATGAGCGGGAGAACACCAGCTATGATGTGGCCACCCTGCAGGATGAGGAGGGTGAGCTACCTGAATTCCCAG GGGCTGAGGTGCTGCTCTCCAAGCAGCTAAGCCTGTCGGCCCAGGAGCTCTTGGCTTCGCTGCAGGAGCAGGTGGCCATGCTCACCAGACAGAACCAGGAGCTGATGGAGAAAGTCCAG ATCCTGGAGCACTTCGAGAAGGACGAGATGGAGGCAGACGGTCCGGCTGAGGTCATTCCTCTGGAGCTCTATGACGCTCTCCAGGCTGAGTTTGACCAGCTCCGCAGGCAGCACGCCAAAGCCCTGCAGGCACTGGAGCAGCAGGAAGCCCGGGAGGCCCTCACAGAAGAGGAGGCAGCCTCTAGGGAGGGCAAAGGTCTGGGAACCAAGACCTTCAGAAATGGGCCACTGGAAATAGAGCTTAACGGCACTGCAGCTCCGGAAATCAGAGTGAATGGAGTCGAGACCACAGACGAGGAGGGTGCAGGAGTAGAAACCACGGAAGCCTTGTTACAGAGCTTGGAAGTGGTGTCCACGATGGCCGAGGCCACAGAAACAAAGCCCACGGACACGGAGGCCTCGGAAACAGAGGGTGTGGGAGCCCAGCCCTTGGAAACAAAGGCCACAGGAGCTGAGGTTACAGAAATGAAAAGTCTAGAAGGAGGAGGAAACCCAGAACCCAAGGCCACAAGAGCAGAGACCACCAGTAAAACAGAAGAGCCAGAAACGAAGCCCAATGGGGTAGGTGCAGTGGAAGAAGAGCTCACAGGCACAGAAGCCACGGGAGTGGGGCGTGGGATCCCGAGGGCCCTCACAGGCCCCATCCTGCACCCGGGTGCTGCAGAGGCCTCAGAAAAGCTGCAGACAGAGCTAGAGACCAGGATCCGCTGCTTGGAGCAGGCGCTTAGGCAGCGCGAGCGGGAGGCGGCCGCGGAGCTGGAGGCGGCCCACGGCAAGTGCGAGGCTGCCGAAGCGGAGGCGGGCCGCCTGCGGGAGCGGGTGCGGGAGGCTGAGGGCGACGGGGCTAGCCGGGTCAGAGATGGGGACACAGGCCAGCTGCGGGCCGCCCTGGAACAGGCCCGCGAGGACCTCCGGGACCGGGACTGCCGTCTCCGGGAGCTGGAGGCGGCCTCGGCCCGGCTGGACGAGGCCCGGGCTGGCCGGCTGCTGGCCGAGGAGGAGGCCCGGGGCCTGCGGGCAGAACTGGCCCGGCGGGAGGAGGCGCGGCTAGAGCTGAGCCGGGAGCTGGAGGCGCTGCGGGAGCAGCTGGTCGCGGCCACGGCCACAGGGGAGCAGCAGCGGGCCGCGGCCGCCGAGCTGGGCCAGGCGCGGGACGCGGCCGAGGCCCGGGCCGCGGAGCTGTCCGCGGCCTGCGAGGAGGCCCGGCGGGGCCTGGCAGAGCTGCGGGAGGCCTCCGAGGCGCTCCGCCAGTCGGCCGTGCCGGCCTCCGAGCACCACCGGCTgcaggaagaggccctggagctGCGGGGCCGGGCGGCTTGCCTGGAGCAGGAGGTGGTGGCCGCGGGCAAGGAGGCCGCCCGGCTGCGCGCAGAGCTGGAGCGTGAGCGGGTGGGCAGCATGGCCCGCCTGGAGCACGAGCGCATCGTGGGCGCCCTGCAGGCCGACGTGGCCCGGTTGCAAGGGCAGCTGGAGGAGCTGGGGCGACGCCACGAGAAGACCAGCGCCGAGGTCTTCCAG GTGCAGCGGGAGGCACTGTTCATGAAGAGTGAGCGACATGCGGCTGAAGCCCAGCTGGCCCTGGCTGAGCAGCAGCTGCGGGGGCTACGAGCTGAGGCCGAGCGGGCACGCCAGGCCCAGAGCCGTGCCCAGGAGGCCCTGGAGAGGGCCAAGGAGAAGGACAAGAAG atCACAGAGCTCTCCAAGGAGGTCTTCAGTCTTAAGGAGGCGCTGAAGGACCAGCCGGGGGGCCCAGACTCTTTGGAGGTGGAAGCCCTCCGTGACCAAGTGAAGGCTCTGCGGGAGCAGCTAGAG GAGGCTGCCAGGGACCACAGTGCTGTGGTGGCCTTGTACAGGAGCCACCTCCTCTACGCCATTCAG GCCTCTCACAGGGGCTTCGGGACTCATGCCTTGACCCGCACTTGGAGACCAGCCTGGGCCCCTTCCACACTGCTTCACTGCCTCCACCAGCCCCTGCGTGCACTGGGAAGTCTAGACCCCCGCGCTGACCACGACGACTCCTGCCACCAGGGAATCTGA